TCCGACGAGGACCCGAGGTGTCGTTGAAAAATGCACCTTCTGCTTTGAAAGGCTTTCCAAAGGCCTTAAGCCGGCCTGTGTGGAAGCCTGCAAAGAAAAATGCTTGATATTCGGTGACCTGGAAGATCCTAAGTCGGAAGTCAGCGAAATCCTTCGCAAGAATCCGTCCATTCAACGAAAACCGCACCTTGGGACACGCCCTCAGGTTTATTACATCTTGTGAGGTAGTCATGCTTGAAAAGGCTTTCACTGGAAGCAAGAGCTACTTTTTGTGGGTAGCCATACTGTTGATACTGATCGGGATGGGCTTTCAGTTCTATCTCCGACAGTTGGCTTTGGGGTTAGGTATAACCGGCATGAGCAGGGACGTGTCATGGGGTCTTTACATAGGCCAGTTCACCTATCTGGTCGGTGTGGCCGCGTCCGCGGTAATGCTGGTGCTGCCTTATTATCTGCACAACTATAAGGTGTTCGGAAAGATCACCATTCTGGGAGAATTCCTCGCAGTGGCAGCGGTAATTATGTGTATCACATTCGTCACCGTAGATCTCGGGCAACCTTCCAGGGTGTTCAACGTGATGCTTTATCCCACGCCTAATTCGATCCTGTTCTGGGACATAATGGTCCTCAGCGGGTATCTGTTTCTTAACATACTCATCGGATGGACGGTGCTCGGTGTAGAGAAAAGAGGTGCCCCGCCGCCCAAGTGGATAAAGCCGTTTATATATCTCTCGATCCCTTGGGCCATCAGCATCCACACCGTGACGGCGTTCCTTTTCGCGGGTTTGCCTGGCAGGGGCTTTTGGTTGACCGCGATCATGGCCCCGCGGTTCCTGGGATCTGCCTTTGCGGCCGGCCCGGCCCTGTTGATTCTCATTTGCCTCTTCTTGAGAAAATACACGAAGTTCGACGCAGGCTTGGAAGCGATCCGAGCATTGGCCAAGATAGTCACTTACGCCATGGTTGCCAGCGTATTCTTCGTGTTGTGCGAGCTTTTCACAGTGTACTACAGCCAAATTCCCGACCACATGTATCATTTCGACTATCTGTTCACGGGATTGCACGGCCATACGGGCCTGGTTCCGTTATGGTGGTTATGCGTGGCGCTTGCGGTGCTTTCCCTTGTCATTCTGATACCGCCGAACACCCGGAACAATCCGACCACTCTGGCTATCGGTTGCGCCGCGGTGTTTTTCTCCCTGTGGATGGAAAAGGGTATTATGCTGGTCGTAACCGGGTATATCCCCTCCCCGCTGGAGACTATCACCGAGTACCATCCCACCATACCGGAAATGGGGATCACTCTGGGTGTTTGGGCGCTGGGCTTCTTCATACTGACCATCCTTTACAAAGTTGCTCTGTCAGTCAGGGAACAGGAAATCGGCGAAGCCAGCCATTAGTTAGATCAGATCGCGCTGAAAAAGGGACGATTCGCCTCTGTTTGAATCGTCCTTTTCTTTTTGGCTCCGATGAGACGTAATCTGATCGCAAATCAATATGGCAGCCTGTGCAAAAGTGTTGACATCATCGTTCAAGCCTTGCATTCTAGTGTCGAGAGATTGGATGGCCTGAGAGCAGCCTGCCGACTGCGAACCCGACCATTCAGTACCAAGGCCAAGCGAACGCCACGAGAGACTATTTGATGCCCAAGAGTGTCCAAGCCCTCATAGCACCGGAATTGTTGGTCTGGGCAAGAAATAGAGCTGGTTTCACAGTAGAGCAGGTCGCAAAGAAACTTTCCGTCAGACCTGAGCGATTGGAGGAATGGGAAAGCGGTGCAAAGCACCCGACCATCAATCAGCTCCGCCAACTGGCCCAGATCTATAAACGACCTCTTGCGGTCTTCTATTTATCAGCACCTCCTCTGGACTTTGATCCACTCAGAGATTACAGGAGCATTTGGGGGCGAACGCGAGAGACCGAGTCTCCTGAACTTAAATTGGAGATACGGAGAGCCTGGAGCCGGCGAGACATTGCTCTGGATCTCTATCAGTCTTTGGAGGGGGAGCCGCCTTCGTTTTCATTGGAAGTTGATGCATCTGAAGGCCCAGAGCATCTTGCTAATAGAATCCGCTCCATACTGGGCGTGACTCGTGAACTCCAAAGTGGGTTCCCCCACGATTACGAAGCGTACAACTGGTGGCGATCTGCCCTGGAGCGCCTCGGACTTCTTGTATTTCAGGCTTCGGGAGTTGACCTCTCAGAAATGCGGGGATTCTCGATCAGCGAGCGGCCCTTTCCTGTGATTGTTGTGAACGTCAAGGACTCCCCTGTTGCACGGATTTTCACAATGCTTCACGAACTTGTCCATATAGTTCAACTAGAGGGGGGCCTATGTGATTTGGAGGAGTCCCGAGGCCATCCACGCACTCAAGATGGCGAAGTGTTTAGCAATCGAGTCGCCGGAGAAATTCTTGTCCCGCGGGAGGATCTGCTCAAAGAGCAGATCGTTACGCGGAGAGGATTTAGTGATTTCTGGCCTAACGAAGAAATCGTCGAACTCGCTCACG
This region of Desulfomonile tiedjei genomic DNA includes:
- a CDS encoding ImmA/IrrE family metallo-endopeptidase encodes the protein MPKSVQALIAPELLVWARNRAGFTVEQVAKKLSVRPERLEEWESGAKHPTINQLRQLAQIYKRPLAVFYLSAPPLDFDPLRDYRSIWGRTRETESPELKLEIRRAWSRRDIALDLYQSLEGEPPSFSLEVDASEGPEHLANRIRSILGVTRELQSGFPHDYEAYNWWRSALERLGLLVFQASGVDLSEMRGFSISERPFPVIVVNVKDSPVARIFTMLHELVHIVQLEGGLCDLEESRGHPRTQDGEVFSNRVAGEILVPREDLLKEQIVTRRGFSDFWPNEEIVELAHAFRVSQEVLVRRLLICGLTTDDFYQQKRAEWRQYKRPVSSGGPQPYRKVISTVGTTFVRLVLTNYYQENITARDVSDFLNVRLRHLGRIEREVMGTNVEFEAVA
- the nrfD gene encoding polysulfide reductase NrfD; translated protein: MLEKAFTGSKSYFLWVAILLILIGMGFQFYLRQLALGLGITGMSRDVSWGLYIGQFTYLVGVAASAVMLVLPYYLHNYKVFGKITILGEFLAVAAVIMCITFVTVDLGQPSRVFNVMLYPTPNSILFWDIMVLSGYLFLNILIGWTVLGVEKRGAPPPKWIKPFIYLSIPWAISIHTVTAFLFAGLPGRGFWLTAIMAPRFLGSAFAAGPALLILICLFLRKYTKFDAGLEAIRALAKIVTYAMVASVFFVLCELFTVYYSQIPDHMYHFDYLFTGLHGHTGLVPLWWLCVALAVLSLVILIPPNTRNNPTTLAIGCAAVFFSLWMEKGIMLVVTGYIPSPLETITEYHPTIPEMGITLGVWALGFFILTILYKVALSVREQEIGEASH